In one window of Pseudobythopirellula maris DNA:
- a CDS encoding DUF4437 domain-containing protein, which produces MLSKLAIVVFGVLAFVGEGLAGPPGGPGTQGEPGTTVFLASDIEWKPLNPARGDKGPQAGTLWGDQTADGASGFLVKFVDGFTSPPHIHNITYRGVVLGGLLHNDDPDARPMWMPAGSYWMQPAGEVHITASRGTSVAFVEIQEGPYLVLPSDQATDNGERAVNLDASNLVWLDASATRWVEQPDGAAPSEGPQIAFLWGDPIAGQLNGSLVKLPAGFSGELSGGGPALRTIVIEGELDYQADNDSARQTLGPGSRLVSAAGASQRVSNRTQAECLLYARTKGVLLVTTAPAASAGE; this is translated from the coding sequence ATGCTCTCAAAGCTTGCGATTGTCGTGTTTGGCGTGCTGGCCTTCGTCGGCGAAGGCTTGGCGGGTCCGCCGGGCGGGCCTGGAACGCAGGGTGAACCAGGAACCACCGTCTTCCTGGCGTCTGATATCGAATGGAAGCCGCTCAACCCCGCCCGCGGAGACAAGGGGCCGCAGGCGGGCACGCTCTGGGGCGATCAGACTGCCGACGGGGCCTCGGGCTTCTTGGTGAAGTTCGTTGACGGCTTCACCTCGCCGCCCCACATCCACAACATCACCTACCGCGGCGTCGTTCTTGGGGGGCTGCTCCACAACGACGACCCCGACGCCCGACCGATGTGGATGCCAGCGGGCTCGTACTGGATGCAGCCCGCCGGCGAAGTCCACATCACCGCGTCGCGGGGCACGAGCGTCGCGTTCGTCGAGATCCAGGAGGGCCCCTACCTGGTGCTCCCATCCGACCAAGCGACGGACAACGGCGAGAGAGCCGTCAATCTCGACGCGTCGAACTTGGTCTGGCTCGACGCTTCGGCGACGCGATGGGTCGAGCAACCCGACGGGGCGGCGCCCTCAGAAGGGCCACAGATTGCGTTTCTGTGGGGCGATCCCATCGCCGGACAGCTCAACGGTAGCCTCGTCAAACTGCCCGCCGGATTCAGCGGCGAACTCAGCGGCGGCGGACCCGCTCTTCGCACGATCGTGATCGAAGGCGAACTCGACTACCAAGCCGACAACGATTCCGCTCGCCAAACGCTGGGGCCGGGTAGCCGCCTGGTTTCAGCAGCAGGGGCATCGCAGAGGGTCTCGAATCGCACCCAGGCAGAGTGTCTGCTCTACGCACGCACCAAGGGCGTGTTGTTGGTCACCACGGCGCCGGCTGCGTCTGCGGGGGAATAG
- a CDS encoding DUF1552 domain-containing protein, giving the protein MSTPSEQPSGFGRRRFLRGAGVCLALPLLESLGGRAAAASVTGEPAIGLTASGAPLRTAFVSFPNGAIPAAWRPVGIGPKFAFGRTLEALEPVRDMVQVLGGLDLEAAKAGRDGAGDHARGNGTFLTTVRLHKSATDVRAGVSIDQEIARRIGDQTRFPSLELTGDTHRSTNCDSGYACAYQYNISWKSPTTPMTAESNPRLVFERLFGAGPREKRSASLRQRRNEQRSVLDFVMDETRSLARTAGRADRAKLDEYLSAVRESERRIAKSESFGAAPNPDREAPHGVSENYEEYITQMFDLMLLAFQTDSTRVATFQMAHDGSSRSFDHIGIHEGHHGLTHHRSDPERIKKVEEIDRWYASQFARFLERLDATEDSDGRSLLYNSQIVYGSGNSDGNRHTHDNLPIVLAGAAGGAYRTGRYMDHGSRPLANLYLKMAETAGASDLKRFGDSTEALRNV; this is encoded by the coding sequence ATGAGCACGCCAAGCGAACAACCCAGCGGTTTCGGCCGTCGTCGTTTCTTGCGCGGCGCGGGCGTGTGCCTCGCGTTGCCGTTGCTCGAGTCGCTCGGCGGCCGGGCGGCGGCGGCTTCCGTCACCGGCGAGCCCGCCATCGGCCTGACGGCCAGCGGCGCCCCGTTGCGCACGGCGTTCGTGTCGTTCCCCAACGGCGCGATCCCCGCCGCCTGGCGGCCGGTCGGCATCGGCCCGAAGTTCGCCTTCGGCCGCACCCTCGAGGCGCTCGAGCCGGTCCGCGACATGGTGCAGGTCCTGGGCGGTCTGGACCTCGAGGCCGCCAAGGCGGGCCGCGACGGCGCCGGCGACCACGCCCGCGGCAACGGCACGTTCCTCACCACGGTGCGGCTCCACAAGAGCGCGACCGACGTCCGCGCCGGGGTGTCGATCGACCAGGAGATCGCCCGCCGCATCGGCGACCAAACTCGCTTCCCCTCGCTCGAACTGACGGGCGACACGCACCGCAGCACCAACTGCGACTCGGGCTACGCCTGCGCGTACCAGTACAACATCTCGTGGAAGTCTCCCACCACGCCGATGACCGCCGAGTCGAACCCGCGGCTCGTGTTCGAGCGGCTCTTCGGCGCCGGGCCCCGCGAAAAGCGGTCGGCCTCGCTGCGGCAACGCCGCAACGAGCAGCGGTCGGTGCTCGACTTCGTGATGGACGAAACCCGCTCGCTCGCCCGCACCGCCGGCCGCGCCGACCGGGCGAAGCTCGATGAGTACCTCAGCGCTGTGCGCGAGAGCGAGCGTCGCATCGCGAAGTCGGAGAGCTTTGGCGCGGCGCCCAACCCAGACCGCGAAGCGCCGCACGGCGTGTCGGAGAACTACGAGGAGTACATCACCCAGATGTTCGACCTCATGCTGCTGGCGTTCCAGACCGACTCGACCCGCGTGGCGACATTCCAGATGGCCCACGACGGCAGCAGCCGCAGCTTCGACCACATCGGCATTCACGAGGGGCACCACGGCCTGACCCACCACCGCAGCGACCCGGAGCGGATCAAGAAGGTCGAGGAGATCGACCGTTGGTACGCCAGCCAGTTCGCCCGCTTCCTCGAACGGCTCGACGCGACCGAAGACAGCGATGGCCGCTCGCTGCTCTACAACTCGCAGATCGTCTACGGCAGCGGCAACTCGGACGGCAACCGCCACACGCACGACAACCTGCCGATCGTGCTGGCCGGCGCCGCCGGCGGCGCCTACCGCACGGGCCGCTACATGGACCACGGCTCGCGGCCGCTGGCGAATCTCTACCTGAAGATGGCCGAAACGGCGGGCGCCAGCGATCTTAAACGCTTCGGCGACTCGACCGAGGCGCTGCGGAACGTGTGA
- a CDS encoding DUF1592 domain-containing protein — translation MRFSPSLWIVYLAAIAPVASFAQSPAGEHDLAAAEAVLEARCYDCHGYGGEEGGVALDQLVEGWRASPDDPHTRAELRGQWERVMRLVRADVMPPHGYDRPDAGERATLDNWIKHEAFGIDPSRLDPGRVTLRRLNRNEYRNTVRDLMGVDYDTRGSFPADDSGHGFDNMADVLSVSPLLFEKYVEAAQEIVAEALPGAPSQPAVRVLHGGQFLSEGEDAAKARKGPRRLSFYEPASVAYDYTPEIEGRYELVLNFRGEETWVDGLSDLNQCIFRVYVDGEETHNEVYSSEAGRRHELRFEYDWATWAHRIQIEVEPTTPDAEQVRSLRINLQKATVRGPLEEEHWARPPGYHKWFPRDPPEDAEGRDAYARQLLGAFAKRAFRRPVDKATVDRLASLVASAERDGKTFERGVGEAMIAVLASPRFLFRVESAASVSEGAAEAPLIDEHALASRLSYFLWSTMPDEELTRLADEGQLRKNLAAQFDRLLDDPRSQQFISNFVGQWLRAREIDTTNVNAFAVMSRDAGPDPEKARLRRRFRELRRIDADQLTDAQRRELADVRRDYFRSREKYKDYDLNGGLRRAMRRETEMHFEHVLRGGRSALELLDSDYTFLNQRLAEHYGVEGVEGNQMRRVELPEGSPRGGVLTQGTVLAITSNPDRTSPVKRGLYVLENLLGSPPPPPPPDIPPLEAAEGKDGETPITLRRSLEIHRDSPLCASCHARMDPLGLALENFNALGLERESDRGEPIDTTGTLVSGESFESVTQLKEILASDRRFDFYRCLTEKVFTYALGRGVEYYDTETVDRLVAGLEESGGDLRNMMRSLIDSAPFQRRRAEGAAAEPIALREPTDQREIELQIAK, via the coding sequence ATGCGTTTCTCCCCCTCGCTCTGGATCGTGTACCTCGCTGCGATTGCGCCCGTGGCGTCGTTCGCGCAGTCGCCCGCCGGCGAACACGACCTCGCCGCCGCCGAAGCGGTGCTCGAGGCGCGCTGCTACGACTGCCACGGCTACGGCGGCGAAGAAGGGGGCGTCGCTCTCGACCAATTGGTCGAAGGCTGGCGTGCTTCGCCCGACGACCCGCACACGCGTGCCGAGTTGCGCGGCCAGTGGGAGCGTGTCATGCGTCTAGTCCGCGCGGACGTGATGCCGCCCCACGGCTACGACCGACCCGACGCCGGCGAACGCGCCACGCTCGACAACTGGATCAAGCACGAGGCTTTCGGCATCGACCCGTCGCGGCTCGACCCGGGCCGGGTGACGCTCCGCCGGTTGAACCGCAACGAGTATCGCAACACGGTCCGCGACCTGATGGGCGTCGACTACGACACCCGCGGCAGTTTTCCGGCGGACGACTCGGGCCACGGTTTCGACAACATGGCCGACGTGCTTTCGGTCTCGCCGCTGCTCTTCGAAAAGTACGTCGAGGCCGCGCAAGAGATCGTCGCCGAGGCCTTGCCCGGCGCGCCGTCGCAGCCCGCCGTCCGCGTGCTGCACGGAGGCCAGTTTCTCAGCGAGGGCGAAGACGCCGCCAAGGCGCGGAAAGGCCCGCGTCGGCTCTCGTTCTACGAGCCCGCCTCCGTGGCGTACGACTACACGCCCGAGATCGAGGGCCGCTACGAACTGGTGCTCAACTTCCGCGGCGAGGAGACCTGGGTCGACGGCTTGTCCGATCTGAACCAATGCATCTTCCGGGTGTACGTCGACGGCGAGGAAACGCACAACGAGGTCTACAGCAGCGAGGCGGGGAGGCGTCACGAGTTGCGTTTCGAGTACGACTGGGCGACTTGGGCGCACCGCATCCAAATCGAGGTCGAGCCCACCACGCCCGACGCCGAGCAAGTCCGATCGCTGCGGATCAACCTGCAGAAGGCGACGGTGCGGGGGCCACTGGAAGAAGAGCATTGGGCCCGCCCGCCGGGCTACCACAAGTGGTTCCCCCGCGACCCGCCCGAAGACGCCGAAGGCCGCGACGCCTACGCCCGCCAGTTGCTCGGCGCGTTCGCCAAGCGCGCCTTCCGCCGGCCCGTGGACAAGGCGACCGTCGATCGCCTGGCGTCGCTTGTCGCGTCGGCCGAGCGGGACGGCAAGACCTTCGAGCGCGGCGTGGGCGAGGCGATGATCGCCGTGCTGGCTTCGCCGCGGTTCTTGTTCCGTGTCGAGTCCGCCGCGTCCGTCTCCGAGGGGGCCGCCGAGGCGCCGCTGATCGACGAGCACGCCCTCGCCTCGCGGCTCTCGTACTTCCTCTGGTCCACCATGCCCGACGAGGAACTCACTAGGCTGGCCGACGAGGGCCAGCTGCGTAAGAACCTCGCCGCCCAGTTCGATCGTTTGCTCGACGACCCCCGCTCGCAGCAGTTCATCAGCAACTTCGTCGGCCAATGGCTGCGGGCTCGCGAGATCGACACCACCAACGTCAACGCCTTCGCCGTCATGTCGCGCGACGCCGGCCCCGATCCCGAGAAGGCCCGCCTCCGTCGCCGTTTCCGCGAGCTGCGTCGCATCGACGCGGACCAACTGACCGACGCCCAGCGGCGGGAGCTAGCCGATGTGAGACGGGACTACTTCCGGTCACGCGAGAAATACAAAGATTACGACCTGAACGGCGGCCTCCGACGCGCGATGCGGCGCGAGACCGAGATGCACTTCGAGCACGTGCTGCGCGGAGGACGCAGCGCCTTGGAGCTGCTCGACAGCGACTACACGTTCCTCAACCAGCGGCTCGCAGAGCACTACGGCGTCGAGGGCGTGGAGGGCAACCAGATGCGCCGCGTCGAGCTGCCCGAGGGCAGCCCACGGGGCGGGGTGCTCACCCAGGGCACGGTGCTGGCGATCACCTCGAACCCCGACCGCACCTCGCCCGTTAAACGCGGCCTGTACGTGCTCGAGAACCTGCTCGGCTCGCCCCCGCCGCCCCCGCCGCCCGACATCCCGCCGCTCGAGGCGGCGGAGGGGAAAGATGGGGAAACGCCGATCACGCTCCGTCGTTCGCTGGAGATCCACCGCGACTCGCCGCTCTGCGCCTCGTGCCACGCCCGCATGGACCCGCTCGGGCTGGCGCTGGAGAACTTCAACGCCCTCGGCCTCGAGCGTGAGTCCGACCGCGGCGAGCCGATCGACACGACCGGCACGCTGGTGAGCGGCGAGTCGTTCGAAAGCGTCACGCAGTTGAAAGAGATCCTGGCTTCCGACAGACGCTTTGATTTCTACCGCTGCCTGACCGAGAAGGTTTTCACTTACGCCCTCGGCCGCGGGGTCGAGTACTACGACACCGAGACCGTCGACCGGCTGGTCGCGGGACTCGAAGAAAGCGGCGGCGACCTCCGCAACATGATGCGATCGCTAATCGATTCGGCGCCGTTCCAACGGCGGCGGGCCGAAGGAGCGGCGGCGGAGCCGATCGCCTTGCGTGAGCCCACTGACCAGCGTGAGATAGAACTGCAAATAGCAAAATGA
- a CDS encoding PEP-CTERM sorting domain-containing protein (PEP-CTERM proteins occur, often in large numbers, in the proteomes of bacteria that also encode an exosortase, a predicted intramembrane cysteine proteinase. The presence of a PEP-CTERM domain at a protein's C-terminus predicts cleavage within the sorting domain, followed by covalent anchoring to some some component of the (usually Gram-negative) cell surface. Many PEP-CTERM proteins exhibit an unusual sequence composition that includes large numbers of potential glycosylation sites. Expression of one such protein has been shown restore the ability of a bacterium to form floc, a type of biofilm.), whose amino-acid sequence MLLSAGTPASAQPPDQLRHYEFSPQLSRIHISGGFAGVDFRSPIGGEFDLLTGFEYRLDPDDALFSIRPPSLEPYALFKNVDAAYFDAFSNQRRDLDRLLNLSGLEGYPTDYTFETIDFVGLDGQGAPIRLQARVGERRLVLSGRNNPSCCDFFDYEIKAVALLSPLGDYNFDYRTDINDYTLWVDTFGSTTDLRADGNANGIIDAGDYGVWRDGTVDFRLIPLGASIPEPSSAALVLIACWGVARRRR is encoded by the coding sequence ATGTTGCTCAGTGCCGGCACGCCAGCCTCGGCCCAACCGCCCGACCAGCTGCGGCACTACGAGTTCTCGCCGCAGCTGAGTCGTATCCATATCAGTGGCGGCTTCGCCGGTGTCGATTTTCGTTCGCCGATCGGCGGCGAGTTCGATCTGCTGACGGGCTTCGAGTACCGGTTGGACCCCGACGACGCGCTCTTCTCAATCCGCCCCCCATCGCTTGAACCGTACGCGTTGTTCAAGAACGTCGACGCCGCTTACTTCGACGCGTTCAGCAACCAACGACGCGACCTCGACCGATTGCTCAACCTCTCCGGGCTCGAAGGCTACCCGACCGACTACACGTTCGAAACGATCGACTTCGTCGGTCTCGACGGCCAGGGAGCGCCGATCCGCTTGCAGGCCCGCGTAGGCGAGCGGCGGCTTGTGCTCAGCGGTCGCAACAACCCTTCGTGCTGTGACTTCTTCGATTACGAGATCAAGGCCGTGGCGTTGCTTTCGCCGTTGGGCGATTACAACTTCGACTACCGCACCGACATCAACGACTACACGCTGTGGGTCGACACGTTCGGATCGACGACCGACCTGAGGGCCGATGGGAACGCCAACGGGATCATCGACGCGGGCGACTACGGGGTCTGGAGAGACGGCACGGTGGACTTCCGCCTCATCCCGCTCGGGGCCTCCATCCCGGAACCGTCGTCGGCGGCGCTCGTGCTGATCGCCTGTTGGGGCGTCGCCCGTCGTCGACGCTAG
- a CDS encoding PEP-CTERM sorting domain-containing protein, with product MNATPIRQLLLVRLMAVCLAFGAVAPAGATSFAVLFRGSGSGEGRPDEQRINNPLHEQNATEGVNPLYEPSTVSFNPNQLPIDRSLSFEFNFQESVKGDHKPAPADAYVFEILLSDTDTGESITDLGRDFEICFEVPQWEQSPLPGSTLSDFSLSYYDEQAQAWVSEDDKIMVKENNTFCGTTDHFTVFAIGPAVPEPTSLLLALAASAACLVRRRR from the coding sequence ATGAACGCTACGCCGATCCGCCAACTCTTGCTCGTCCGCCTGATGGCGGTGTGCCTCGCCTTTGGCGCCGTTGCGCCTGCCGGGGCGACCAGCTTTGCGGTTCTCTTCCGGGGCAGCGGATCGGGCGAGGGTCGTCCCGATGAGCAGCGGATCAACAACCCGCTCCACGAGCAGAACGCCACGGAGGGGGTCAACCCGCTGTACGAGCCGAGCACGGTCTCGTTCAATCCGAACCAATTGCCGATCGATCGGAGCTTGTCGTTCGAGTTCAATTTCCAGGAGTCGGTCAAGGGAGATCACAAGCCGGCTCCCGCCGACGCGTACGTCTTCGAGATCTTGCTGAGCGACACCGACACCGGCGAGTCGATCACCGACCTGGGACGCGATTTCGAGATCTGCTTCGAGGTCCCGCAGTGGGAGCAGAGCCCGCTCCCGGGCTCCACGCTCAGCGATTTCTCGCTCTCCTACTACGATGAGCAGGCGCAGGCTTGGGTCAGTGAGGATGACAAGATCATGGTCAAAGAGAACAACACGTTCTGCGGCACGACCGACCACTTCACCGTCTTCGCGATCGGCCCCGCCGTGCCGGAGCCCACGTCGCTGCTGCTGGCGCTCGCGGCCAGCGCGGCGTGCTTGGTCCGCCGGCGCCGCTGA
- a CDS encoding 3-isopropylmalate dehydrogenase, which yields MSLNLAILGGDGIGPEVVGASLDVLKAAAPGCGLEYKTTDFPFSAAHFLETGHVLDDADVETLRGYDAILLGAVGGLPNDPRLAGGVIEKGILLKLRFELDQYINLRPVQLYPGIETPLAGKTSEHIDMVVVRENTEDLYCGVGGFVRKGTAQEVSSQTMVATRFGVERCVRYAFELAKTRERKHLTLVHKTNVLTFAGDTWHRAFKEVAEEYPDVETAYHHVDACCMYLVTQPECYDTVVVPNMFGDIITDLGAAIAGGMGIASSGNLNPSGAAPGMFEPVHGSAPDIAGQNLANPIATIDSLALMLRETGRIKGSDAAIKCGEQIGAAVKKTTPKFEGKRLDRSGFGTDEVARMVIEAL from the coding sequence ATGTCTCTCAATCTCGCGATCCTCGGCGGCGACGGCATCGGCCCCGAAGTGGTCGGCGCCTCGCTCGACGTCCTCAAGGCGGCCGCCCCCGGCTGCGGCCTCGAGTACAAGACCACCGATTTCCCTTTCTCGGCGGCCCACTTCCTCGAGACCGGCCACGTCTTGGACGACGCCGACGTCGAAACGCTGCGCGGCTACGACGCCATCCTCCTGGGCGCCGTCGGCGGGTTGCCGAACGACCCACGCCTGGCGGGTGGCGTCATCGAGAAGGGCATCCTGCTCAAGCTCCGCTTCGAGCTCGACCAGTACATCAACCTGCGCCCCGTGCAGCTCTACCCGGGCATCGAGACCCCGCTCGCCGGCAAGACGAGCGAGCACATCGACATGGTCGTCGTGCGCGAGAACACCGAGGACCTCTACTGCGGCGTGGGCGGCTTTGTGCGCAAGGGCACCGCGCAAGAGGTCTCTAGCCAGACGATGGTCGCCACCCGGTTCGGCGTCGAGCGCTGCGTCCGCTACGCGTTTGAGCTCGCCAAGACCCGCGAGCGCAAGCACCTCACTTTGGTGCACAAGACGAACGTGCTCACCTTCGCCGGCGACACCTGGCACCGCGCTTTCAAGGAAGTCGCCGAGGAGTACCCCGACGTCGAGACCGCGTACCACCACGTCGACGCCTGCTGCATGTACCTCGTCACGCAGCCCGAGTGCTACGACACGGTGGTCGTGCCCAACATGTTCGGCGACATCATCACCGATCTGGGCGCCGCGATCGCCGGCGGCATGGGCATCGCCAGCAGCGGCAACCTCAACCCCAGCGGCGCGGCGCCGGGCATGTTCGAGCCGGTGCACGGCTCGGCTCCCGACATCGCGGGCCAGAACCTGGCGAACCCGATCGCCACGATCGACTCGCTCGCCCTGATGCTGCGCGAGACCGGCCGCATCAAGGGCAGCGACGCCGCCATCAAGTGCGGCGAACAGATCGGCGCTGCGGTCAAGAAGACCACCCCGAAGTTCGAGGGCAAACGGCTCGACCGCAGCGGGTTTGGGACGGACGAGGTGGCGCGAATGGTGATCGAGGCGCTGTGA
- a CDS encoding Rieske (2Fe-2S) protein — translation MPEFVTVAKVGEIAEGEGTTVEAGERLVALFLHKGEYKAIDDMCPHQGASLGAGALDEEGCVTCPWHAWRFSTTDGKWCDNPRLGVDVFDVRVEGDEIQVSTEPRAQEE, via the coding sequence ATGCCTGAGTTTGTCACCGTCGCCAAAGTGGGAGAGATCGCCGAGGGCGAAGGGACCACCGTCGAGGCGGGCGAACGGCTCGTTGCGCTGTTCCTCCACAAGGGCGAGTACAAGGCGATCGACGACATGTGCCCGCACCAAGGCGCCTCGCTCGGCGCCGGGGCGCTCGACGAAGAGGGCTGCGTCACCTGCCCCTGGCACGCCTGGCGGTTCTCGACCACCGACGGCAAGTGGTGCGACAACCCGCGGCTGGGCGTCGACGTGTTCGACGTGCGCGTCGAGGGGGATGAGATCCAGGTCAGCACCGAGCCGCGGGCGCAGGAAGAGTAA
- a CDS encoding metal-dependent hydrolase gives MPTQITWYGHNTWLVETGKHRLLIDPFLDDNPSAPIKAADVDCDFVLVSHGHFDHVADAVSIAMRTGSTVLANFEVGNWLVGQGVAEDKVIGLNPGGGVDQPFGHLKMTIAHHSSSMPDGSYGGVACGLLLTLPEGSDGAHRRVYFACDTALFLDMKLIATHNLSDRLDLAVLPIGDRFTMGPDDAVEATKLINPVRVAPCHYGTWPPIEQDAAAWAAAVRKHTASEPLTPQPGEPFVL, from the coding sequence ATGCCCACTCAGATCACCTGGTACGGCCACAACACCTGGCTCGTGGAGACCGGCAAGCACAGGCTGCTGATCGATCCGTTTCTCGACGATAACCCCTCGGCGCCGATCAAGGCGGCGGATGTTGACTGCGACTTCGTGCTCGTCTCGCACGGGCACTTTGACCACGTAGCCGACGCCGTCTCGATCGCCATGCGGACCGGCTCGACGGTGCTCGCCAACTTCGAAGTCGGCAATTGGCTCGTGGGGCAGGGGGTCGCGGAGGACAAGGTGATCGGCCTGAACCCCGGTGGCGGGGTCGACCAGCCGTTCGGACATCTGAAGATGACGATCGCGCACCACAGCTCGAGCATGCCCGACGGCTCTTACGGCGGCGTCGCCTGCGGATTGCTGCTCACGCTGCCCGAGGGGAGTGACGGCGCTCACCGCCGCGTCTACTTCGCTTGCGACACGGCGTTGTTCCTCGACATGAAGCTGATCGCCACGCACAACCTGTCCGACCGGCTTGATCTGGCCGTGCTGCCGATCGGCGACCGGTTCACCATGGGCCCCGATGACGCCGTCGAGGCGACCAAGCTGATCAACCCGGTTCGTGTGGCGCCGTGCCACTACGGCACGTGGCCGCCGATCGAACAAGACGCCGCCGCCTGGGCCGCCGCCGTCCGCAAGCACACCGCCAGCGAGCCGCTCACGCCGCAGCCGGGCGAGCCGTTCGTGCTGTAA
- a CDS encoding glucose-6-phosphate isomerase — MLKYDPSAALFDNGGINQAELDALKPRLEAARAEVLADAELWASGAEAPPEKEPLDAGFHMLPDRLLAELKEKGAESEVARLKATADRLAASSGSVVVLGIGGSYMGARALMEACCPHYYNEISKEARGGRPAIYYEGNNVDNDAVAALIELLKAKGEPWSIAVISKSGGTLETAAALRIFLRELEASAGDKLSDFVVPVTGTSGKLFELSKAIGCEEIYEVPDGVGGRFSVLSAVGLLPAAVMGLDIEKLLQGAADMNEHFATAAPGENVVLDYVGVCHLLEETEGCVTRLMSTWGKRLEAFGFWYDQLLAESLGKEEQGALPLTIVNTRDLHSRGQQHQEGPRDKVITNIIVEQQDREPIAIGESDNNQDKLNELAGKTLPEVMTAAIAGTNQAYAEDNRPTANIVVPKLDEHAMGQLLQMLMLATVVEGRLIDINPYGQPGVEAYKKNMNAFLRK, encoded by the coding sequence ATGCTGAAATACGACCCCAGCGCCGCCTTGTTCGACAACGGCGGGATTAATCAGGCGGAACTCGACGCGCTGAAGCCGCGGCTCGAGGCGGCCCGGGCCGAGGTGCTGGCCGACGCCGAGCTGTGGGCAAGCGGAGCGGAAGCTCCGCCCGAAAAAGAGCCCCTCGACGCCGGCTTCCACATGCTGCCGGACCGTCTGCTGGCCGAGCTCAAGGAGAAGGGCGCCGAGAGCGAAGTGGCCCGTCTCAAGGCGACGGCCGACCGGCTGGCCGCCTCGAGCGGCAGCGTGGTCGTGTTGGGCATCGGCGGCTCGTACATGGGCGCCCGGGCGCTGATGGAGGCGTGCTGCCCGCACTACTACAACGAGATCAGCAAGGAGGCCCGCGGCGGCCGGCCGGCGATCTATTACGAGGGGAACAACGTCGACAACGACGCGGTGGCCGCGCTGATCGAGCTGCTCAAGGCGAAGGGCGAGCCGTGGTCGATCGCCGTGATCTCCAAGAGCGGCGGCACGCTCGAAACGGCGGCCGCGCTGCGCATCTTCCTGCGTGAGCTCGAGGCGTCGGCCGGCGACAAGCTCTCTGACTTCGTCGTGCCGGTCACAGGCACGAGCGGCAAGCTGTTCGAGCTCTCCAAGGCGATCGGCTGCGAGGAGATCTACGAGGTCCCGGACGGCGTCGGCGGGCGGTTCAGCGTGCTCAGCGCGGTCGGCCTGCTGCCGGCCGCGGTGATGGGCCTCGACATCGAGAAGCTGCTCCAGGGCGCCGCGGACATGAACGAGCACTTCGCCACGGCCGCGCCGGGCGAGAACGTGGTGCTCGACTACGTGGGCGTCTGCCACCTGCTCGAAGAGACCGAGGGCTGCGTCACGCGGCTGATGAGCACTTGGGGCAAGCGGCTCGAGGCGTTCGGCTTTTGGTACGACCAACTCTTGGCTGAGAGCCTCGGCAAAGAGGAGCAAGGGGCGTTGCCGCTGACGATCGTCAACACCCGCGACCTCCACAGCCGCGGCCAGCAGCACCAGGAGGGCCCGCGCGACAAGGTGATCACGAACATCATCGTCGAGCAACAAGACCGCGAGCCGATCGCCATCGGCGAGAGCGACAACAACCAGGACAAGCTCAACGAGCTTGCCGGCAAGACGCTGCCCGAGGTGATGACCGCCGCCATTGCCGGCACCAACCAGGCGTACGCCGAGGACAACCGCCCGACAGCCAACATCGTCGTCCCCAAGCTCGACGAGCACGCGATGGGCCAACTCTTGCAGATGCTCATGCTCGCCACGGTGGTCGAGGGCCGCCTGATCGACATCAACCCTTACGGCCAACCGGGCGTCGAGGCGTACAAGAAGAACATGAACGCCTTCCTGCGGAAGTGA